In Penaeus vannamei isolate JL-2024 chromosome 15, ASM4276789v1, whole genome shotgun sequence, the following are encoded in one genomic region:
- the LOC113808761 gene encoding alkaline phosphatase yields MRLQLAFVLAVAAVAASARVPPPRGPQREPLIKKTYKDQDHLDVMGHLRASKSAKNRNAVEGLGYWNQQMQAELQDQLAKSPIVKQAKNIIFFLGDGTSISTLTAARLLKGHLTGNDEHEVMAYEKFPYSSLIKTYSADKIVTDSAASATAYLTGAKGNQATIGVDANVLLSDCDAMNNPSYHTPSVLKNFQDAGKSTGIVTVTRVTHASPAGNYAHTAERHWENDDDINDVEGDPEKCDDIAEQLVYGATGSQIKVILGGGRKKFTPKGVDDPEGGDGGKRDDGKNLIQTWIDQKQVLGNASYVWHREDLLALDTANTDYLMGLFDWSHMSFAIDEDTSNPSLEEMTRAAIEVLQRDDNGFFLFVEGGNIDKAHHLNEHRSALQEALEFEKAIALADSMTDPEETLIIVTADHSQPLVINGYPERGTDVRDLGDFSDVDGLPFTTLMYTNGPGYRGEPHGERPDPSAENYYDPHYMGAATVPMIESHHAGEEVILYARGPHAHLFTGIHENAYIPHALRYAACVGDGLHFCPTEA; encoded by the exons ATGAGACTTCAACTCGCCTTTGTCCTCGCTGTGGCGGCGGTGGCAGCCTCGGCCCGCG tcCCACCACCAAGAGGACCTCAACGGGAGCCACTTATCAAGAAGACAT ATAAAGACCAAGATCACTTGGATGTCATGGGACACTTGCGGGCGAGCAAGAGCGCCAAGAACCGCAATGCTGTAGAAG GACTGGGCTACTGGAATCAGCAAATGCAGGCCGAGCTCCAGGACCAGCTAGCGAAGTCCCCCATCGTCAAGCAAGCCAAGaacatcatcttcttcctcggaGACGGCACCTCGATCTCCACTCTGACCGCCGCCCGCCTCCTCAAGGGTCATTTGACAGGCAATGACGAGCACGAGGTCATGGCGTATGAGAAGTTCCCATATTCGTCACTCATCAAG acctACAGCGCAGACAAGATCGTCACCGACTCCGCCGCCAGCGCCACCGCCTACCTGACCGGCGCCAAGGGCAACCAGGCGACCATCGGTGTGGACGCCAACGTGCTGCTCTCAGACTGCGATGCCATGAACAACCCGAGCTACCACACGCCCTCTGTGCTGAAGAACTTCCAG GATGCCGGGAAATCCACAGGAATCGTGACCGTCACCCGGGTCACCCACGCTTCTCCCGCAGGAAACTATGCCCACACTGCTGAAAG GCACTGGGAAAATGACGACGATATCAACGACGTCGAAGGCGACCCCGAGAAGTGTGACGACATCGCCGAACAGCTGGTCTACGGGGCTACGGGATCCCAGATTAAg GTCATCCTTGGTGGAGGACGCAAGAAGTTCACACCGAAGGGCGTGGACGATCCCGAGGGAGGCGACGGAGGTAAGCGTGACGACGGCAAGAACCTCATTCAAACGTGGATCGACCAAAAGCAGGTTCTTGGCAATGCCTCGTACGTTTGGCACCGCGAAGACCTTCTGGCTTTGGACACCGCAAACACCGATTACCTCATGG GCCTCTTCGACTGGAGCCACATGTCGTTCGCCATTGACGAGGACACGAGTAATCCTTCCCTTGAAGAGATGACTCGCGCTGCCATCGAGGTCCTGCAGCGAGACGACAACGGATTCTTCCTTTTCGTCGAAG GAGGAAACATCGATAAGGCTCATCACTTGAACGAGCACCGCTCTGCTCTGCAAGAAGCACTGGAATTTGAGAAGGCCATTGCTTTGGCTGACTCGATGACTGACCCCGAAGAAACTCTTATCATCGTCACCGCTGACCATTCGCAACCCCTCGTCATCAACGGCTATCCTGAGAGGGGGACAGACGTGCGAG ATCTCGGAGACTTCTCAGACGTGGACGGCCTCCCCTTCACGACTCTGATGTACACCAACGGACCCGGCTACAGAGGGGAACCACACGGCGAGCGACCAGACCCCTCCGCTGAAAACTATT ACGACCCCCACTACATGGGCGCCGCCACCGTGCCCATGATCGAGTCCCACCACGCCGGCGAGGAGGTGATCCTGTACGCCCGcggccctcacgcccacctcttCACAGGGATCCACGAGAACGCCTACATTCCCCACGCCCTCAG aTACGCTGCCTGTGTCGGCGACGGACTCCACTTCTGCCCAACGGAAGCCTAG